tattttctgatccttatacaggtcttattgccgattcattcatcccctaatcattggctatttggggaactacgattagcgtcaatggaagtgcatatttatgacagtcttggtagaggtgcttatgaaaaattccaatccgaaggaatcttttccaaatttgaacgtcgggtggcaaattatttggacaagattaagtattgggcgcggaggaacatcccaaggattccattgaatatgcaattcatttatgaagaaaacgttccccaacaaagtagtcatttgggagattgcggtgtttttctttgtatgtttatggagcaattggtttcaggtcaaccaatacgtgttcttattgacccaaagaacgcagctttagagttccgtctccggatggcaaaaattatttgggggtctagtcttgctcctctgtagttggattatataaatgtatatacaaattaatgttggatttcattattagtttatctttagagtttactcaacggatgacaaaaaatataacgttacgacaattacaacaatttaatgacctactaattacTTATCAATAAATTCAACATAAGAACGACCACAACttttgttttaacgttacaaatacaacaatttattgaccaaacaacttcaaaaccataaaaacaatattgaaaaacttacaacttgtaaacaagaactgccaagaacaacacccaactacaaaccaacgctatctttaacttcttattttctgattgaaagagcttattagagttagctactttagctattaccatagaagattggtccttctcttcatcaacccaactgataaacccgcattttggtccctgttaaatttaatatccacagtaagaaaataaatttgtgtCATGTAAACACAAGGGTTTAAATTTGAATGACGGTAAGAACATGATACCAAATACGGGCAAGCGTAGAAcaatcttcctgggtttttagctgtacccgaaatcctaacgatacgttctcctccacaattgcagtatgccattagccttcttattcttttaaatcggagttactttctcagttaaattttttcataatgagtgacacccatttatagaataaatcatattacggacaattctttttgactatgaaataaactggtttgactatgaattcataaaagttcaactatgaaatgcagacaagtacattctgtagtattgtcatgtcggtcagtgaaatttgactatgaaatgaactggtttgactatgaattcataaaagttcaactatgaaatgcagacaagtacattctgtagtattgtcatgtcggtcagtgaaatttgactatgaaatgaactggtttgactatgaattcataaaagttcaactatgaaatgcagacaagtacattctgtagtattgtcatgtcggtcagtgaaatttgactatgaaatgaactggtttgactatgaattcaaaatgtTCAACTACGAATTTAAAgggttaaactatgaattttgatcAGTAGAGATACAATATCTTCTATTTATAATTCCATTTGTGTGATCATTGTAGAGCACAATTATCGGTATTGAAAATGAGTAGTCACAGCCAAAGAACCTTTTCTCAACTACCAATTTTCTTGCATAaccttcaaagaacaaatcctaataccttcacagccattaagaaaaccgataacaaccgctttcaattctgttttgtggctttaggttgcgtggtataacatacttcttttattgagttatacAATATTTCATGGTAATCTATGTCGATTAGTTCTTACATAACACTAATATGTCTTCGTTTTTATGTAGAttcgtaccttccttaggtgcatgata
The genomic region above belongs to Lactuca sativa cultivar Salinas chromosome 4, Lsat_Salinas_v11, whole genome shotgun sequence and contains:
- the LOC128133805 gene encoding uncharacterized protein LOC128133805; this translates as MERRFESDRHTIMPPNFFVSHALEEGQDWRAFMAGIATYPNFMVAWWDVDTVLLPIHSSPNHWLFGELRLASMEVHIYDSLGRGAYEKFQSEGIFSKFERRVANYLDKIKYWARRNIPRIPLNMQFIYEENVPQQSSHLGDCGVFLCMFMEQLVSGQPIRVLIDPKNAALEFRLRMAKIIWGSSLAPL